The following are encoded together in the Prionailurus viverrinus isolate Anna chromosome B3, UM_Priviv_1.0, whole genome shotgun sequence genome:
- the CLMN gene encoding calmin isoform X6 yields the protein MAAHEWDWFQREELIGQISDIRVQNLQVERENVQKRTFTRWVNLHLEKCDPPLEVKDLFIDIQDGKILMALLEVLSGRNLLHEYKSSSHRIFRLNNIAKALKFLEDSNVKLVSIDAAEIADGNPSLVLGLIWNIILFFQIKELTGNLSRNSPSSSLSPGSGGTDSDSSFPPTPTAERSVAISVKDQRKAIRTLLAWVQRKTRKYGVAVQDFAGSWRSGMAFLAVIKAIDPSLVDMKQALEDSMRENLEKAFRVAHEALHIPRLLEPEDIMVDTPDEQSIVTYVAQFLEHFPELEAEDLVDSDKEAPIESTFVHIKETPSEQESTIFLLTENGEQAYTVNHEASHPPPSKVFVCDKSESAKECYLSVMPSQALSDSSTDFMHQIIDQALQEVPGKASSTGEPSPESSILSSRKDNRRSNSLPIKKTVHFEADTYKEASCSKDPFYSPDLRFEGSPRGTKDSLKQDGDVLAAEIAEEKPKQEAPKIPEAASDESPGVESLVDRKINHSQTSESCPSWNGAPEGAAGGGKESRPLSPLGDNAVMADSLEIKVQLLTVEAMAEEDYFESTPLKASKFNSDLIDFASTSQAFNEVPPPREKRPVEEEVPEDHAEKLGKRRSKSAHQRKDSDESPERPDKQEPHEDPGREDPGYSLAPEEAPVEKKPEAYEKPKRKSARRRRGEDEGEAAGPQGPDGELPSDPPSGSLSLETLHSRSQEGLDFKPSPPLSKVSVIPHDLFYYPHYEVPLAAVLEAYAEGSEDLKHRDLDLEEPEDYLHDLGAGAEAEEAEEAEVSWNSCSFSGPDEEGPEAGIPAPSTDKGAEGTRPALEPAPPAPPEGHQPAEAEESGPVESHQSQESENSGNLANSLEEKVTGESISSKKKEKRKHVDHVESSIFIAPGTIRSSEDLEGDTGDHKVLSRTSHSDSSIYIRRHTNRSLESRFHLY from the exons ttgAGAGGGAAAATGTGCAGAAGAGAACCTTTACTCGATGGGTAAATCTCCATCTAGAGAAG TGCGACCCACCCCTAGAAGTTAAAGATTTATTCATTGATATCCAAGATGGCAAAATCCTAATGGCTTTGTTAGAAGTCCTGTCTGGGCGGAATCTG CTGCATGAGTACAAGTCCTCATCCCATCGTATTTTCCGGTTGAACAACATAGCGAAAGCACTTAAGTTTTTGGAAGATAGCAAT GTCAAACTGGTTAGCATCGACGCAGCGGAAATAGCAGACGGCAACCCCTCTTTGGTTCTTGGGCTGATATGGAACATAATTCTCTTCTTCCAG ATTAAGGAGCTCACGGGCAATCTCAGCAGAAACTCGCCGTCTTCCAGCCTGTCACCTGGCTCGGGGGGCACAGACTCAGACTCTTCCTTCCCACCCACGCCCACCGCGGAGAGGAGCGTGGCCATATCTGTGAAAGATCAGAGGAAGGCTATCAGGACCCTGCTGGCGTGGGTGCAGAGGAAGACGAGGAA GTATGGCGTGGCGGTGCAGGACTTCGCGGGCAGCTGGAGAAGTGGGATGGCTTTCCTGGCCGTGATCAAGGCCATCGACCCCAGCCTGGTTgacatgaagcaggctctggaagACTCCATGCGGGAAAACCTGGAGAAGGCCTTCCGCGTGGCGCACGAGGCCCTTCACATTCCCAGGCTCCTGGAGCCAGAAG ACATCATGGTTGACACGCCAGACGAGCAGTCCATCGTGACTTACGTGGCACAGTTCCTGGAACACTTCCCGGAGTTGGAAGCT GAGGATCTCGTGGATTCGGATAAAGAAGCCCCTATTGAATCCACCTTTGTCCACATCAAAGAAACCCCTTCTGAACAGGAGAGCACCATCTTCCTTCTGACGGAGAATGGGGAGCAAGCTTACACCGTCAACCACGAAGCCAGCCACCCGCCGCCCTCCAAAGTCTTTGTCTGTGACAAGTCCGAGAGCGCGAAAGAATGCTACCTGAGTGTCATGCCCAGCCAGGCACTCTCAGACAGCTCCACTGACTTCATGCACCAGATCATCGACCAGGCCCTCCAAGAGGTCCCGGGGAAGGCCAGCAGCACCGGTGAGCCATCTCCGGAATCTTCCATTTTATCCTCCAGAAAGGACAACCGGAGGTCCAACTCTTTGCCAATCAAGAAGACCGTGCATTTTGAGGCTGACACCTACAAGGAGGCTTCCTGCAGTAAAGACCCTTTCTACAGTCCAGACCTTCGCTTTGAGGGGAGCCCGAGAGGGACAAAGGACTCGCTGAAGCAGGATGGGGACGTCCTGGCAGCTGAGATTGCCGAGGAAAAGCCGAAGCAGGAAGCCCCCAAGATTCCGGAAGCGGCCTCTGATGAGTCACCGGGGGTCGAGTCTTTGGTGGACAGGAAGATCAATCATTCGCAGACTTCGGAGAGTTGTCCCTCCTGGAACGGGGCGCCAGAGGGTGCGGCCggtggggggaaggagagccGTCCCCTTTCACCCCTCGGGGACAACGCGGTTATGGCCGATTCCTTGGAGATCAAGGTCCAGCTGCTGACCGTAGAAGCTATGGCTGAGGAAGACTATTTTGAAAGCACACCTTTAAAAGCCTCTAAGTTCAACAGCGACCTAATAGATTTTGCCTCAACCAGCCAGGCCTTCAACGAGGTTCCTCCGCCTCGTGAGAAGAGACCTGTCGAGGAAGAGGTTCCGGAGGATCACGCTGAGAAACTGGGAAAGAGGAGAAGCAAATCCGCGCACCAGCGCAAAGACTCGGACGAGTCCCCAGAGAGGCCGGACAAGCAGGAGCCCCACGAGGACCCTGGGCGAGAGGACCCAGGCTATTCTTTGGCCCCCGAGGAGGCACCGGTGGAAAAAAAGCCGGAGGCGTACGAGAAGCCCAAGCGCAAGTCCGCGCGGCGCCGTCGGGGCGAGGACGAGGGGGAGGCTGCGGGGCCGCAGGGGCCGGACGGCGAGCTGCCCTCCGACCCTCCGAGTGGCAGCCTCAGCCTGGAGACCCTGCACAGCCGCAGCCAGGAAGGCCTGGACTTCAAGCCCTCCCCGCCGCTGTCCAAGGTCTCCGTCATTCCCCACGACCTTTTCTACTACCCGCACTACGAGGTGCCCCTGGCTGCGGTTCTGGAGGCTTATGCGGAAGGCTCAGAGGACCTGAAACACCGAGACCTGGATCTGGAGGAGCCGGAGGACTATCTGCATGACCTGGGGGCCGGGGCCGAGGCCGAGGAGGCCGAGGAGGCCGAGGTCTCTTGGAACAGCTGTAGCTTCTCGGGGCCGGACGAGGAGGGCCCTGAGGCCGGCATCCCGGCCCCGAGTACCGACAAGGGTGCAGAGGGCACCAGACCAGCCTTGGAGcccgcacccccagcccctccagaaGGCCACCAGCCAGCGGAGGCCGAAGAGAGCGGCCCTGTGGAGAGCCATCAG TCCCAGGAATCTGAAAACTCGGGAAACTTAGCAAACTCTTTAGAAGAAAAGGTAACGGGAGAGTCAATCAGcagtaaaaaaaaggaaaaaaggaagcacGTGGACCACGTAGAAAGTTCAATATTTATAGCACCCGGCACCATCCGATCCTCAGAGGACCTAGAAGGAGACACGGGTGACCACAAAGTCCTTTCCAG gacTAGTCACAGTGACTCCAGCATTTACATTCGACGACATACTAACAGGTCTTTGGAATCG agaTTTCATCTTTACTAA